GCCTGGCGAGGACGGTCCCGCGACAGCAGAGCCGGTGAATTCGGTCGCCTCGGACCTGATCGACCCCCGTTTCGAACGACCTGTCCGCACGGTCTCGCCTGTCGTACCGACCAGTCGTCAGGACGATGTCGAAGACGAAGACCCGGACGATCCGGCGGGAGAGTCGGGCGTCCCGTCGCGCGACAACGATGCGACCCGCCCGGACAACAGGCCGGTCGATGCGGCATCTGACCCGACGGCGGATGCTCCCGTGGACCTTTTCGGACGTCGCACACACCCTGCTGGCGGGGACAACGACTCAGCCAAGCGGAAGAAGAAGGCCGTCACACCCCACTGGGAGGACGTCCTTCTCGGAGTACGGACGAACCCCAAGGCCAACGGCCGGAACAAGAAGAAGTAGACGACGGTGGGCTCCCCCGACTCCTCCGGTTCCACCGGTGCGCCTGACACGGTGGTGACCCTCTGGTTCGCCACTGCAGCGGTCCCGCGGGACGTTCTCACGGCCGAACCTGCCCCCGACCGCGGTTTCGCCCGGAAGTACCTCGCTCAACTCGGGGTCCGTCTAGAGGCCGAAAGTGACGGTACATCGACCCTCTTCGGGGACTTCTCTTCGCCGACGCATATCGGCGACTTCGACATGAACAGGTCCGCTCCCCCGGGGCGCCGCGAGTTCTATATCGGCGGGTATACGGGTCTATCGATCGTGCAGACGGTCCTCCCCGATGCCGGACTCTTGTCGGAGGTTCCCGTGCCTCTGCGGGACCTCATCGCCGCTGCGGACATTTACGTGACCTGCCGCACCCCGGACGATCCGGACGGGCTTGGCGGCTTCGCCCACTGGTCGGGCGGTGTACTCAAACGGTGCTTCACAGCCACCCGCGACAAGATCCTCGAGGACAACGGGCTTCCCGAACCGTTCGAGGCGCCCTTCTGGGAAGGCAACGTGGAGGCCTCCGGAATTCAGCTGCCGTTCCGCCCCGGGGAATTCGCTGCGGCGGCAGAGGAGTACTGGCTCGGTTTCCGTGTGGAGCGCGAAGGAATCGACATCCCGGTCTGCGCCTTCGCCCTGGACGGGCGCCCGGCGTCACGGCCCGGTCGCAGAGATTCCGGTTCATCAACGGCGCCGCACCGTCCCGTCAGCGCCGTCACCCCGAACACTCCCGGGTACGACGACTACGCCGACGGCAAGGAGTCCGCCACCAAAGCAACCCCCGATCTGCTTAAGGGGGCGGCACTCTCCGCAGTGACCGGGGTGGGACGCGGACTTCGTGGCGGTGTGCGTCTGTTCCAGACAGGCGCACACCGTATCGGCGACGAAGTCCGGCGACGCGCCCGCAACGCCGGACGCTAGGTCACACTCACCGGTCCTCCGTCGCACGTGAATGGTGCTGTCCCCGTGGTGCGAGTGTCGCCAACCCCAGGCCGAAGATAACCCAGGCCGTCAACACCCACCAGGGCATCGTTGCACTCGCGTCAGGGAAGTAACTCACCGTGCGGGTGAGAGTCGTCGTCGCTCCCGGAATGAGCCACTGTCCGATATGCCCGAGCGCTGCCGGCAAGAACTGGTACGGCACAGCGAACGCTGCCCACGGCATGGCCGCGAACAGTGTCAGCACAGCGGATAGGCCAAGTCCCCTCTTTCCGAGAATAGAGTGCATCCCCACGAACAGGGCGCTCGTGGCCGTGAGGGAGAGCGTCAGCGCCAGCCATACCGTCCCGAAGACACCCGGATACACCTGCAGCCATGATCCCAGGACAAGCGCCAGGACGAACCCGGCACCGATGCCGAATCCCAGGACTGCACTGACTCGTTGCCAACGTCCGACGACAGAGAACGATATGAGGACACTCACCAACAAGGCACCCACCGTCAGCGGAATTCCTGCCGTGGTCATCCCCACCCCGTTCGGGTCTCCATCCGAATAGGGAGCGACGTCAGTGTTCTGCACCATGGGCAGGCTACCCGGCACTTCCGATTCCGAGATTCCTTCAGCTACCCCTGCATACGCCTGCTCGCTGACTATCGACTGAAGACGGGAGGATATCTCCGCCATGATGGCATCAGGTACCTGCCCGTTCGCCGAGGCGGTCAGTACCTCAGGCTCCTGTTCAAGCACCAGCGCCCCGATGAAGTCACGTTGCTTAATGCCTTCCACGGCGGCAGGTCGGTCTCCGACGCTCACAAGATCGACGATCTCTCCCAGCTCATTTCCTGCAGCCTGAGTGAACCCGTCAACTGCCTCTGAAGGACCTGCCACAGCCACCGACATACCGTCTGGTTCTGCTTCTGCTGACGGCCAGACGAATGCGAGAACCAGCAACGTCAACGCCAGTGTCGTAGCGGAAACAACACCGCACACTGTGCCCCAACGGCTGGTAGCGTCCTGCACTTCTTCGGTCGTACTCATGCCAACCTCTTCAAAAAACGAATGTTCATTCTCTATAGTGTCCATGAGAAGATTCTCCGGGTCAAGAGGCACGACACAACCATGCCAGTAAGATGTTCCCCACCAACGTCCATGCAGAGAGGCAGCGACCAACTCCATGCCGAGGATCAGTCCTGAACGTCGCCAAGCCCGACGAGAGCAGATCGCCCGTGCAGCAGTGGAACAATTCGCTGCACGTGGCATCCACTCAACGTCGATGGCAAATATCATCGACGCATCGGGCCTCTCGGCCGGGGCCCTCTACACGCACTTCACGGGCAAGGACGAGATCATCACCTATGTGGCCCGCACGACTGTGAGCGGCATCTTCACCGGATTCAGCGAGCTACTTCACCGCTCCCCGCCACCGTCTCCCGGTGCCCTCATGGAACGCATCACAGAGCGGATCGACAGCGCCGATGTTCCTGTCGGGTTCATTGTGCAGGTCTGGTCCGAGGCGGTCACGAACCCGACTGTCCGCGACGCAGCCAACGAAGTCTACGGCGAAGCCTTCGGCTTTCTCCACCAATATTCCCGCTCGTGGCTCTCGACAGCCGGGGGCCTCGACGGTCAGCAAGCAGATGCCCAAGCGCCCCGACAGGCGCGACTGTTTATCAGCCTGATCTATGCGCACATTCTGCAATCCTCGATGCTCGACTCTTACGAGACCCCGACATTCCTCGACGACGTCGCCGGGCTCTTCCCCTCGGGTTGACGCCCCGTCGCAACGCCGGGCAGCCCGGCCGCACGGTCAGCCCGTCCGCTGCAGCAACATAACGGTCATTCCTCGTAACGGTCATGCAACCGCATCCACGTGTAGGGCGGGTCCTGGGGCCACCCTCGGGGCGAGTCCTCCCAGGTCTCCTGGCGTCCGTACGGGGTGAGGTCAAGGAGGTCGAACACCAGCATGAACGGCTCCTCGCCCCGGGCGAATGTGGACCAGGAGTGGAAGAGCTGCTCACCCTGTCGCACAAAAACGCTCAGTGCCTGGCGTTCCTCGCCGTCGACCGTCGCACCGAAATCCTCGTTGAACCTCCGTGCAGCATGTCCCCCTGAGGACACCCACGTGCCGTACGCGCTGAGCTCAGGATAGCCCGGATCGGCACCTACCGACAGGGCTTGCTGGCAGGGCTTGCTGATAGGGCCTGTCGTCAGAACTGCGCGGCGTAGAACCCGATCGCCGCCGACGTCGCCACATTCAGCGAGTCCGTCCCCGGCGACATGGGGATCTTCGCCCGTACATCAGCAGCCCGCATCGCATGTTCGGTCAATCCGGGACCTTCCGCACCGACCATCACGGCCACCTTGTCCGCTCCTGCGACAGCCTCGGACAATGTCGAGTCCGTGTTCGGTGTCATCGCCACCACCCGGTACCCGCGGGACTGCAGGTCGGCAAGACCCCGCTGCCACGTCGTCGGACGGGCACCGATGTGAGCGAACGGGGTGCGCAGCACATGCCCCATCGACACCCGCACCACCCGTCGGTACAACGGATCCGCGCACCCTGCCCCGAGCAATACCGCACCGACACCCAACCCGGCAGCATTCCGGAACAGGGCACCGATGTTCTCGTGGTCGCCCACGCCTTCCAGCACAGCGATCACCCTGTTGTCCGACGGAAGTCCGTCCAGCACGCTCTGCGGCGACGGTTCCTCCGCCCGGTCCGCAGTGGCGACCACACCACGATGCATGTCGAACCCTGCGACGGCAGCAAGCACGTCCCGGGACACCTCGTAGAAAGGCACGCCCTCGAGTCCACGGGCCACCTCCGGAGCAGAGACTGCGACCTGCCGCAGCTGCTCCAATCTGTGGGCGAAACCCACCACCTGGCGCACAGGGAACCGCGACGCCGCCAGTCGAGGCACGACCAGGTTTCCCTCGGCGACCACCAGGCCCTTGCCACCGGGCAGATCCGGGCGTTTGTCAGAGGAGTTCAGGTCGCGGATGTCATCAAGACGGGTGTCTGCCGGGTCAGTAATCGGTACGGGGGCGTCCAACACTGCTCTACCCCACCGCATCCATGATCGGGTCGATGGCGAAGTAGACCACGAACAAGATCGCCACCAGGTACATCAGCCAGTGCAGCGTCCGGCCGCGTCCGGTCACCAGCGCCATGATCGCATAGGCGATGAACCCCATGCCGATTCCGTTGGCGATGGAATAGGTGTACGGCATGATCACGATCGTCAGGAATGCCGGAAGCGCGATCTCGAACCGGGAGAAGTCAATCTCGGTGATCTGCCCCATCATCATCGCCCCGACGACGACCAGCACCGGTGCCGCGGCCTCGATCGGCACCACGGAGTACAGCGGGGTCAGGAACATCGCCGCCAGGAAGATCACACCGGTCACCACGTTCGCCAGGCCGGTGCGGGCGCCGTCGCCGATACCGGCGGCGGAGTCGACGAACACGGTGTTGGACGACGCCGAGACCGAACCGCCGACGGCAGCACCGGCACCTTCGATGATCAGGGCGGTGCGCAGATTAGGCAGGTTGCCCTGCTCGTCGACCAGGCGGCCCTGCTTACCCAACGCGGTCATGGTGCCCATCGCGTCGAAGAAGTTCGCGAGCACCAGGGTGAAGACCAGCAGGCATGCGGAGAGGGCACCGATTTTCGCGAAGGCACCGAAAAGGTCGACGGCGCCGACGAGGCTGAGGTCAGGGACGGAGCCGAGTGAATTCGGGATCTCCGGGGTGGCCATCTGCCATCCTTTGCCCTCACCGAAGTCGCCGGTGAGCGCCTGGACGATCATTGCGAAGACGGTGGTGACAATGATGCCGATGAAGAGCCCACCGCGGACCTTCTTTGCCACGAGGATGCCGCAGATGACCAGGCCGAGCACGAAGGTGGCCGTCGGCCAGGAGGCGATGGAGCCGTCAATACCCAGCGTGACCGGTACAGTGGTTCCGGCTGCGTCAGGGATACGCTGGACGAAACCGGAGTCCACCACGCCGACCATGGCGATGAAGAGGCCGATACCGACGCCGATCGCCGCCTTCAGCGAGTTCGGGATCGCATTGAAAACTGCCTCGCGGAAACCGGTGACTGCGAGGATGACGATGATCACACCGTCGATCACCACCAGGCCCATCGCCTGTGGCCAGGTAAGCCCTTCCGAGGCGACGAACGTGACCGCCACCAGGGTGTTGATTCCCAAGCCAGCGGCGATACCGAAGGGGTACTTCGCAAATACGCCGAACGCGATGGTCATCACGCCAGCGGCCAGCGCCGTAACAGCAGCGACCCGGGAAGTCCCCAGGACATCACCGTTGCCGTCCTCGACCGTCCCCAGGATCAGGGGATTGAGGATGATGATGTAGGCCATCGCGAAGAACGTCACGATACCGGCGCGGACTTCCGTGCCAATCGTCGAGCGACGTGCCGTGATGTGAAAGTACCGGTCGAGGGCCCCTGGTGCTGGTGCGGCGGTCTTCTCGCCGATGGAATCTGACATAAGTAGTAAGAATCGCACCAGGCAGGCCCGCGTGCAACCGGTGTGGCAGCATGGACAGCATGTCCCCTCGCGTTCAGTCGGCGCCGCGTGGCGCACGTACGGTGTCCGTCCTGTCCGTCGCCATGCTGGCGCTCACGATGACCGGGTGTTCTGCAGCCGAGGACGCCGAGGACGCCGTTTCCACCGTCCCGGTGCTGACGGCTGAGATCACAGACGAACACCCCTTCGACTCATCGTCCTTCACTCAGGGCCTGGAGGTTATGCCGGAGGGCGATCTGCTGGTGTCAACCGGTTTGAACGGCGAGTCCAGGATCTACCGTGCCCCCGTCGACGACGCTACCTCCCCCACCGTCAGCGACGACCTGGACGAGCGCTACTTCGGTGAGGGCGCCACCGTACACGGTGACAGGGTATGGCAACTCACGTGGAAATCAGGTGTCGCTTTCGCCCGGGACGCTGACACCCTGGAGGTCACCGACGAAGCCTCCTACGACGGCGAAGGGTGGGGACTGTGTTCCGACGGCGACCGGTTGGTCATGTCGGACGGGTCCCCCACCCTGACCTTCCGGGACCCCACAACGTTCGCCCCGACCGACAGTGTAGAGGTCACCCTCGACGGAGAACCCGTCGACGAGATCAATGAGCTGGAATGCACGGGCACCGGGGATGAACGCACGGTGTGGGCGAACGTGTGGCATTCCGACCGTATCCTGCGCATCGACCCGGCCACCGGTGATGTGACCGGGGTAGTCGACCTGGATCTCCCGGCAGGCGACAGGGACGGTGCCGACGTTCTCAACGGCATCGCCGAGAACCGCGCCGACGGGGCTCCCGACAACAGCTTCCTCGTGACCGGAAAACTGTGGGACACGCTCTACGAGGTGCAGTTCAGTGAGGAATAGCGGTGTGATGTCACGGTCAGCCAACCGGGTGTACGGCCTGATGGGTGCTGACGGGGCGCGCGAATCCGGACTGACCGCACTGATGTACACCTCCATCGCGAACTTCGCGGTGGACGCCGTCCTGGCGGTCTCGCTGGCAGGCACCCTGTTCTTCTCCGCGGCGGAGGCGGAGTCCCGGACATCGGTCGCGGCCTACCTGTTGGTGACGATCGCGCCCTTCGCCCTACTCGCCCCGTTGATCGGGCCCGCACTGGACCGGATCCGCACGGGCCGTCGCCTCGCCCTCTCCCTGACTTTCGCCGGCCGGGTGGTCCTCGCGGCGGTGCTGCTGCAGAACTTCAACTCCTGGATGCTCTACCCTGCGGCCCTGGGCATGCTGGTGCTCAGCAAGTCCTACGGGGTCCTGAAATCCTCGGTCACTCCCCGCGTCGCCCCTGCGGCACTCGACCTGGTGCGCGCCAACGCCCGTTTGACGATCGCCGGGCATATCGGCGGTTCACTGGTCGCCGGCGGTCTGGCCGCGGTGATCGCCTACGTCTTCGATCCTCAGGCGGCCTTGTGGCTCCTGATGGTCGTGGCGTTGTCCGGGATCTACGGATGCGCCCTGATCCCCTCCACCGCCGAACGTGGTCAGGACGAGGTCACGGTCAGCCCGTTTGTCCCGGAAGAGCCTGTGCCAGAGGCGGGGATACGACGGGGGCGTGGTGGGGACACCATAGTCACCCGGTGGCGGCGTTCTATCCGGGTCCGCTTTCCCGATGCTGCACGGACCTGCATGTGGGCGACGGCCCTGCAACGGTGCGGAACCGGGTTCATGACGATCTACGTGGCATTCGTCGCCAAGTCGTCCTCCCATCTGTCGGGTTTTGAACAGCTCTCGATGCTCGCCGCCGTCGGCGCGGCCGGGGGTGTCGGCACGTTCGCCGGGAATGCCCTGGGTTCGCGGATCCGGTTCGCCCG
The genomic region above belongs to Corynebacterium glyciniphilum AJ 3170 and contains:
- a CDS encoding MFS transporter, with amino-acid sequence MSRSANRVYGLMGADGARESGLTALMYTSIANFAVDAVLAVSLAGTLFFSAAEAESRTSVAAYLLVTIAPFALLAPLIGPALDRIRTGRRLALSLTFAGRVVLAAVLLQNFNSWMLYPAALGMLVLSKSYGVLKSSVTPRVAPAALDLVRANARLTIAGHIGGSLVAGGLAAVIAYVFDPQAALWLLMVVALSGIYGCALIPSTAERGQDEVTVSPFVPEEPVPEAGIRRGRGGDTIVTRWRRSIRVRFPDAARTCMWATALQRCGTGFMTIYVAFVAKSSSHLSGFEQLSMLAAVGAAGGVGTFAGNALGSRIRFARPRVAVLVLGALSLGSVVCAAVWDGVVTAAVATAVLSLGSAMSKVCLDAAIQSGLDQAAQASAFGISETALQLSWVLGGTLGILLPPELTVGMAVLAVVGTVMYVNVIAAARGVGLGALIGRARSPR
- a CDS encoding TrmH family RNA methyltransferase, with protein sequence MRWGRAVLDAPVPITDPADTRLDDIRDLNSSDKRPDLPGGKGLVVAEGNLVVPRLAASRFPVRQVVGFAHRLEQLRQVAVSAPEVARGLEGVPFYEVSRDVLAAVAGFDMHRGVVATADRAEEPSPQSVLDGLPSDNRVIAVLEGVGDHENIGALFRNAAGLGVGAVLLGAGCADPLYRRVVRVSMGHVLRTPFAHIGARPTTWQRGLADLQSRGYRVVAMTPNTDSTLSEAVAGADKVAVMVGAEGPGLTEHAMRAADVRAKIPMSPGTDSLNVATSAAIGFYAAQF
- a CDS encoding DUF6928 family protein, with the translated sequence MGSPDSSGSTGAPDTVVTLWFATAAVPRDVLTAEPAPDRGFARKYLAQLGVRLEAESDGTSTLFGDFSSPTHIGDFDMNRSAPPGRREFYIGGYTGLSIVQTVLPDAGLLSEVPVPLRDLIAAADIYVTCRTPDDPDGLGGFAHWSGGVLKRCFTATRDKILEDNGLPEPFEAPFWEGNVEASGIQLPFRPGEFAAAAEEYWLGFRVEREGIDIPVCAFALDGRPASRPGRRDSGSSTAPHRPVSAVTPNTPGYDDYADGKESATKATPDLLKGAALSAVTGVGRGLRGGVRLFQTGAHRIGDEVRRRARNAGR
- a CDS encoding NCS2 family permease, whose protein sequence is MSDSIGEKTAAPAPGALDRYFHITARRSTIGTEVRAGIVTFFAMAYIIILNPLILGTVEDGNGDVLGTSRVAAVTALAAGVMTIAFGVFAKYPFGIAAGLGINTLVAVTFVASEGLTWPQAMGLVVIDGVIIVILAVTGFREAVFNAIPNSLKAAIGVGIGLFIAMVGVVDSGFVQRIPDAAGTTVPVTLGIDGSIASWPTATFVLGLVICGILVAKKVRGGLFIGIIVTTVFAMIVQALTGDFGEGKGWQMATPEIPNSLGSVPDLSLVGAVDLFGAFAKIGALSACLLVFTLVLANFFDAMGTMTALGKQGRLVDEQGNLPNLRTALIIEGAGAAVGGSVSASSNTVFVDSAAGIGDGARTGLANVVTGVIFLAAMFLTPLYSVVPIEAAAPVLVVVGAMMMGQITEIDFSRFEIALPAFLTIVIMPYTYSIANGIGMGFIAYAIMALVTGRGRTLHWLMYLVAILFVVYFAIDPIMDAVG
- a CDS encoding TetR/AcrR family transcriptional regulator, translated to MANIIDASGLSAGALYTHFTGKDEIITYVARTTVSGIFTGFSELLHRSPPPSPGALMERITERIDSADVPVGFIVQVWSEAVTNPTVRDAANEVYGEAFGFLHQYSRSWLSTAGGLDGQQADAQAPRQARLFISLIYAHILQSSMLDSYETPTFLDDVAGLFPSG
- a CDS encoding glutaminyl-peptide cyclotransferase, which encodes MSPRVQSAPRGARTVSVLSVAMLALTMTGCSAAEDAEDAVSTVPVLTAEITDEHPFDSSSFTQGLEVMPEGDLLVSTGLNGESRIYRAPVDDATSPTVSDDLDERYFGEGATVHGDRVWQLTWKSGVAFARDADTLEVTDEASYDGEGWGLCSDGDRLVMSDGSPTLTFRDPTTFAPTDSVEVTLDGEPVDEINELECTGTGDERTVWANVWHSDRILRIDPATGDVTGVVDLDLPAGDRDGADVLNGIAENRADGAPDNSFLVTGKLWDTLYEVQFSEE